A stretch of the Bacillus sp. FJAT-18017 genome encodes the following:
- a CDS encoding DUF350 domain-containing protein, producing the protein MEQFWQNEYIQIAAYYSVVVLFLVLSLAVFELVTKYDNWEEIKKGNMAVAMATGGKILGIANIFRYAILEHNSVLSMIGWGVYGFALLLCGYFIFEFLTPKFNVDQEIEKGNMAVGFISMVISIGLSFIIGSGI; encoded by the coding sequence ATGGAACAATTCTGGCAAAATGAATATATTCAAATTGCAGCCTATTATAGTGTCGTTGTCCTCTTCCTGGTCTTATCCCTTGCTGTATTTGAGTTGGTAACCAAGTATGACAACTGGGAAGAAATCAAAAAAGGGAATATGGCTGTGGCCATGGCGACAGGCGGAAAAATCCTTGGGATTGCTAACATATTCCGCTACGCCATCCTTGAGCACAATTCTGTCCTATCAATGATTGGCTGGGGTGTGTATGGCTTCGCGCTCCTTCTTTGCGGCTATTTTATTTTCGAATTCCTGACCCCGAAGTTCAATGTGGATCAGGAAATTGAGAAAGGCAACATGGCCGTTGGGTTTATTTCAATGGTTATTTCTATCGGATTATCGTTTATTATCGGGTCCGGTATTTAA